One genomic window of Wolbachia endosymbiont (group B) of Eucosma cana includes the following:
- a CDS encoding helix-turn-helix domain-containing protein, with the protein MANTLIKYQIAQKVRSWRLKRGYTQKDLAGKIGVTYQIVLQYEKGTRKISIEKLYAIAEVLSVGIIDLIPVSNEKICLKNEELNLVREYKKINGQELRRMFCLLTKFVQVSEKNSKKTERIKIAKGLVKAGVSVDIVAKTIGLSADECVEEKGGSIYCQIGKKIKEWRLVREYTQKDLAEKMVTTRDEISNYEQGRVAIPLEKLYAIAETLSISITDLLIEEDEGSRVENELPDLIKEYKEIESQELRNALIKSLFEGIRICEEKVRKAERIKVAKDLVKGGISIDIILQAVGISLDEIQQV; encoded by the coding sequence ATGGCAAATACCTTGATAAAGTATCAGATAGCACAAAAAGTAAGGAGCTGGAGGTTAAAGCGAGGTTATACTCAAAAAGATTTAGCGGGAAAAATTGGCGTAACGTATCAAATAGTACTACAATATGAAAAAGGAACACGTAAAATTTCGATTGAGAAATTGTATGCTATAGCAGAAGTGTTATCGGTTGGCATCATAGATCTTATTCCTGTATCAAATGAAAAAATTTGCCTTAAAAACGAAGAACTAAATCTAGTAAGAGAATATAAAAAGATTAACGGTCAGGAGTTACGTAGAATGTTTTGTTTACTAACCAAATTTGTTCAAGTTAGTGAGAAAAATAGTAAAAAAACGGAGAGAATAAAAATTGCAAAAGGTCTGGTTAAAGCAGGAGTTTCTGTTGATATTGTTGCAAAAACAATTGGTCTCTCTGCTGATGAATGTGTTGAAGAAAAAGGAGGTTCTATTTACTGCCAAATAGGAAAGAAGATAAAAGAATGGAGACTAGTGAGAGAGTATACTCAAAAGGATTTGGCTGAGAAAATGGTTACAACACGTGATGAAATAAGCAACTATGAGCAAGGACGTGTGGCCATTCCACTGGAAAAATTATATGCAATAGCAGAAACATTATCGATTAGTATTACAGATCTACTAATAGAGGAAGATGAAGGTAGTAGAGTGGAAAATGAGCTACCTGATTTGATTAAAGAATACAAAGAAATTGAGAGCCAAGAACTACGTAATGCACTAATAAAATCTTTGTTTGAAGGCATACGGATTTGTGAAGAAAAAGTGAGGAAAGCGGAAAGAATCAAAGTTGCAAAGGATTTAGTAAAAGGAGGAATTTCTATTGATATTATTTTGCAAGCGGTAGGCATCTCTTTAGACGAAATTCAACAAGTTTAA
- a CDS encoding Rpn family recombination-promoting nuclease/putative transposase, with protein MAFSKFLDPKNDVAFRRIFGTEKNKDILIHFLNDILSFTGKNAIQDIEFLSTIQDPDIASKKQSIVDVLCRDSTGVQWIIEMQVAKTKGFEKRAQYYAAKAYSRQANKGDQYHDLKEIIFIAIADCILFPDKSEYKSKHTIRDEDTNEHDLKDFYFVFIELPKFSKTKEDQLSNIVEKWVYFFKYADETSEEELERITGSDVIIKKAYEELNRFNWSEKEFIAYEQETKRIRDEQAVLAQKLDDAKHEGIQIGHQKGKIEGKIEVAKNLLKASVSVNLIAESTGLSIDEIEQLKKKA; from the coding sequence ATGGCTTTTTCTAAATTTCTCGATCCAAAAAATGATGTTGCGTTTCGTCGTATCTTTGGTACAGAAAAGAATAAAGATATCCTCATTCACTTTCTAAATGATATTTTGAGCTTTACTGGCAAAAATGCAATACAGGATATAGAGTTTTTAAGTACTATTCAAGATCCTGATATTGCATCTAAAAAGCAAAGTATTGTTGATGTGCTATGTAGAGATTCAACAGGAGTGCAATGGATAATTGAGATGCAGGTCGCTAAAACCAAAGGCTTTGAGAAACGAGCTCAGTACTATGCCGCTAAAGCCTATTCAAGACAAGCTAACAAGGGCGATCAATACCATGACCTTAAGGAAATTATCTTTATTGCTATAGCAGATTGTATACTATTTCCGGATAAGTCTGAGTATAAATCAAAACACACCATTCGGGATGAAGATACTAATGAACATGATCTAAAAGATTTTTACTTTGTATTTATTGAACTGCCTAAATTTTCCAAAACTAAAGAAGATCAGCTTTCAAATATAGTTGAGAAGTGGGTGTATTTTTTTAAGTACGCTGATGAAACAAGTGAAGAAGAATTGGAAAGGATAACAGGAAGTGACGTAATAATCAAAAAAGCGTATGAAGAGCTAAACAGGTTTAACTGGTCAGAAAAAGAGTTTATAGCTTATGAACAGGAGACTAAGCGTATTCGTGATGAACAGGCTGTCCTTGCTCAAAAACTCGATGATGCTAAACATGAAGGAATCCAAATCGGCCATCAAAAAGGTAAAATTGAAGGTAAAATTGAAGTTGCAAAAAACTTACTGAAAGCTAGCGTATCTGTTAACTTAATAGCTGAGTCTACCGGCCTTTCGATAGATGAAATTGAACAACTCAAGAAAAAAGCCTAA
- a CDS encoding IS3-like element ISWpi17 family transposase (programmed frameshift): MATKKYEPELKAKIALEAIKNQKSTAEICSEYKIPSTNLYDWRDRVLARLKDLFVEESESARKQRILAQEIESLHKVIGELTVENSYLKKKFTEISKKDRVRFIEKDSDLSIRKQADLLGICRSSLYYRPIINNESEVANLIQEVYLASDCRYGYRKITAEIIASGVVVNHKKILRIMKKMKISGLYCRKRCNTSIKEKKHKIYPYLLKDLIICRVNQVWATDITYIMVEGKFIYFVAIMDLYSRYIIAHSLSPYLDAGFCLYTLKEALKQGKPEIFNSDQGVQFTSYNFIMELERANIKISMDHKGRCFDNIFVERLWRTLKQEAIYYYRPNSIRDLNLIINDFVAWYNYRRRHQTLHYKVPADLYYHKQ, translated from the exons ATGGCAACAAAAAAATATGAACCAGAGTTAAAAGCAAAGATAGCTTTGGAAGCAATAAAAAATCAAAAAAGCACAGCTGAGATATGTAGTGAATATAAAATACCATCAACAAATCTATATGATTGGCGTGATAGAGTATTGGCAAGGTTAAAAGACCTATTTGTTGAAGAAAGTGAAAGTGCGAGAAAACAAAGAATCTTAGCGCAAGAAATAGAAAGTTTACATAAAGTAATAGGAGAATTGACAGTGGAAAATAGCTATTTGAAAAAAAAAT TTACTGAAATAAGCAAAAAAGATAGAGTAAGGTTTATAGAAAAAGATTCTGATCTGTCAATTAGGAAACAGGCTGATTTATTGGGGATTTGCAGATCTAGCCTATATTATAGGCCTATAATTAATAACGAAAGTGAAGTAGCAAATTTGATTCAAGAAGTATATTTGGCTTCTGATTGCCGTTATGGATATCGTAAAATTACTGCTGAAATCATAGCGAGTGGAGTAGTAGTCAATCACAAAAAAATCTTAAGAATTATGAAAAAAATGAAGATTAGTGGGCTGTATTGTAGAAAAAGATGTAATACAAGTATTAAAGAAAAAAAGCATAAAATATATCCTTATTTACTCAAAGATTTGATTATTTGTAGAGTTAATCAGGTATGGGCTACTGATATAACATATATTATGGTAGAAGGTAAGTTTATCTATTTTGTGGCAATAATGGACTTGTATAGTCGCTATATTATTGCTCATTCATTATCACCATATCTCGATGCTGGATTTTGCCTTTATACTCTCAAAGAAGCTCTAAAACAAGGTAAACCTGAGATTTTTAATAGTGATCAGGGGGTGCAGTTTACTAGCTACAACTTTATTATGGAATTAGAGCGTGCTAATATTAAAATCAGTATGGACCATAAAGGACGTTGCTTCGACAATATATTTGTTGAGCGCTTATGGAGAACTTTAAAGCAAGAAGCTATATATTATTATAGACCAAATAGTATCAGAGATTTAAATCTTATAATAAATGATTTTGTTGCTTGGTATAACTATAGAAGGCGACATCAGACTCTACATTATAAAGTTCCTGCTGATCTTTATTATCATAAACAGTAA
- a CDS encoding DUF2339 domain-containing protein, protein MVKYSIEIGLLGPNVRIILGLIFGISLLYAANWVHTRPKFANGMRIVQALSGAGIADLYICIFAAPAFTRSFIISTPAPPILHADCSGVHPVTY, encoded by the coding sequence ATGGTTAAGTATTCTATTGAAATAGGGCTACTTGGGCCAAATGTACGTATTATTCTAGGTCTGATATTTGGCATTAGTTTACTTTATGCTGCAAATTGGGTGCATACTAGGCCTAAGTTTGCTAACGGTATGCGAATTGTGCAGGCACTATCTGGTGCAGGTATTGCTGATTTATACATTTGCATCTTTGCAGCTCCTGCCTTTACTAGATCTTTTATTATTTCAACTCCTGCTCCTCCTATCTTGCATGCAGATTGCAGTGGCGTACATCCAGTAACATATTGA